The Candidatus Dormiibacterota bacterium genomic interval AGCCGTGGCACCCGCACGACGTACGTGGAGCGTCTGCCTTCTGACGGCACTGGGCCTGGCGGTCTCGGGCTGCGGTGGCTCGGGCGGGTCGTCGGCACAGGGGACGTCGTCGGGGTCCTCGGCGCCTCCTGCCACCGCCGTCGACATCAACAGGACCGACCGCAGCCTGCTCCAGGACGGCGGCACCATCCGCTGGCCGATCGACGGCTACCCGGTCAACTTCAACGGCAACGAGCTCGACGGCACCTCGAGCAACGGCGCCGACGTCGTGGGTGCGCTGATGCCGTCGATGTTCAACT includes:
- a CDS encoding ABC transporter family substrate-binding protein: MAPARRTWSVCLLTALGLAVSGCGGSGGSSAQGTSSGSSAPPATAVDINRTDRSLLQDGGTIRWPIDGYPVNFNGNELDGTSSNGADVVGALMPSMFN